The following proteins come from a genomic window of Platichthys flesus chromosome 1, fPlaFle2.1, whole genome shotgun sequence:
- the sinhcafl gene encoding SIN3-HDAC complex associated factor, like isoform X2, with the protein MFGFHKSKIYRSNDGCCICKTKSSSSRFTDSSRYEETFRLCFGLSEDRVGDICNACVLLVKRWKKLPHGSKKNWNHVVDARAGPGFKMTKPKKIKNSDGKKKSKLKKLHKLKRQNSDAHSTTSSASPAQSPSYSNLSDDGSDIESKQRRPTPSTFSFLDRTYWKRQKVCCGIVYKGRFGEVIIDPRLFKPCCSSTKQKTLVSTPVSPHLPDPLPPQLPEA; encoded by the exons ATGTTTGGCTTCCACAAGTCAAAGATCTACCGGAGTAACGATGGCTGTTGCATCTGCAAGACCAAGTCCTCCAGTTCCCGCTTCACAGACAGCAGCCGATATGAAGAGACGTTCAGACTCTGCTTTGG GCTTTCAGAGGATCGTGTCGGGGACATCTGCAATGCCTGTGTGTTACTGGTGAAGCGCTGGAAGAAGCTGCCTCATGGTTCTAAGAAGAACTGGAACCAT GTGGTGGATGCCAGAGCTGGGCCAGGCTTTAAGATGACCAAACCCAAGAAGATCAAGAACAGTGATGGGAAGAAGAAAAGCAAGCTAAAGAAGCTCCACAAGTTAAAGAGACAAA ACTCTGACGCCCACAGCACCACCTCCAGTGCGTCTCCTGCCCAGTCCCCGAGTTACAGCAACCTGTCAGATGATGGTTCAGACATCGAGTCCAAACAAAGACGCCCAACTCCCTCCACCTTCTCTTTCCTGGACAGAACCTACTGGAAGAG GCAAAAGGTGTGCTGTGGGATTGTCTACAAGGGGCGGTTTGGAGAGGTCATCATTGATCCCCGACTCTTTAAGCCCTGCTGCAGTTCCACAAAACAGAAGACTCTGGTCTCCACACCAGTGTCCCCACACCTTCCAGACCCACTTCCTCCACAGCTCccagaagcatga
- the sinhcafl gene encoding SIN3-HDAC complex associated factor, like isoform X1: MFGFHKSKIYRSNDGCCICKTKSSSSRFTDSSRYEETFRLCFGLSEDRVGDICNACVLLVKRWKKLPHGSKKNWNHVVDARAGPGFKMTKPKKIKNSDGKKKSKLKKLHKLKRQTDSDAHSTTSSASPAQSPSYSNLSDDGSDIESKQRRPTPSTFSFLDRTYWKRQKVCCGIVYKGRFGEVIIDPRLFKPCCSSTKQKTLVSTPVSPHLPDPLPPQLPEA; the protein is encoded by the exons ATGTTTGGCTTCCACAAGTCAAAGATCTACCGGAGTAACGATGGCTGTTGCATCTGCAAGACCAAGTCCTCCAGTTCCCGCTTCACAGACAGCAGCCGATATGAAGAGACGTTCAGACTCTGCTTTGG GCTTTCAGAGGATCGTGTCGGGGACATCTGCAATGCCTGTGTGTTACTGGTGAAGCGCTGGAAGAAGCTGCCTCATGGTTCTAAGAAGAACTGGAACCAT GTGGTGGATGCCAGAGCTGGGCCAGGCTTTAAGATGACCAAACCCAAGAAGATCAAGAACAGTGATGGGAAGAAGAAAAGCAAGCTAAAGAAGCTCCACAAGTTAAAGAGACAAA CAGACTCTGACGCCCACAGCACCACCTCCAGTGCGTCTCCTGCCCAGTCCCCGAGTTACAGCAACCTGTCAGATGATGGTTCAGACATCGAGTCCAAACAAAGACGCCCAACTCCCTCCACCTTCTCTTTCCTGGACAGAACCTACTGGAAGAG GCAAAAGGTGTGCTGTGGGATTGTCTACAAGGGGCGGTTTGGAGAGGTCATCATTGATCCCCGACTCTTTAAGCCCTGCTGCAGTTCCACAAAACAGAAGACTCTGGTCTCCACACCAGTGTCCCCACACCTTCCAGACCCACTTCCTCCACAGCTCccagaagcatga